In Vagococcus luciliae, one genomic interval encodes:
- the iolG gene encoding inositol 2-dehydrogenase: MKKLNCGVVGVGRVGMMHIKNLLNIPSINILGVSDLFIENVEDELNMLGIEHCYKDYQELLCNEELEALFIFSSTDSHEKIAIDAAKAKKHIFCEKPLSMDTNEESSLKVLRAVKENNVKMQIAFNRRVDRQFRKIYQDVRDGKIGDPQIIKITSRDPDLLPHELIKRIGGLLFDFTMHDFDMARYMAGSNIKEVYARGNTLIDPTLKDINDIDTLAIVLEFENGSFGLIDNSRRAVYGYDQRVEVFGSKGMLKAENVSDSTVELYGEQSLEMENPLPIFMERYHQAYDTEVRLFVEAILNNQPLVATGMDVIMAQRVAVAAQKSIATGKPVAVDTTYPKI, translated from the coding sequence ATGAAAAAATTAAATTGTGGTGTAGTAGGTGTTGGAAGGGTAGGAATGATGCATATTAAGAATCTTCTGAACATTCCAAGTATAAATATCTTAGGTGTATCTGATTTGTTTATTGAGAATGTTGAAGACGAATTGAATATGTTAGGTATTGAGCATTGTTACAAAGATTATCAAGAGTTATTATGTAATGAAGAATTAGAAGCGTTATTCATTTTCTCTTCGACAGACTCACATGAAAAAATAGCAATTGATGCAGCAAAAGCAAAAAAACATATTTTTTGCGAAAAACCTTTAAGTATGGATACAAATGAAGAATCAAGTTTAAAAGTATTACGTGCGGTGAAGGAAAATAATGTTAAAATGCAGATTGCATTCAATCGACGAGTGGATCGTCAATTTAGAAAAATCTATCAAGATGTTAGAGATGGTAAAATAGGTGATCCTCAAATAATAAAAATTACTTCGAGAGATCCTGATTTATTACCACATGAGTTAATAAAACGTATCGGAGGATTGTTATTCGATTTTACCATGCATGATTTTGATATGGCTAGATATATGGCTGGAAGTAACATTAAAGAAGTTTATGCTAGAGGAAACACGCTTATTGATCCAACTTTAAAAGATATAAACGATATTGATACATTAGCAATAGTATTAGAATTTGAAAATGGTTCATTTGGCTTAATTGATAATAGCCGTCGTGCCGTGTATGGTTATGACCAACGGGTAGAAGTATTTGGTTCTAAAGGAATGCTTAAAGCAGAAAATGTAAGCGATTCAACTGTTGAGTTGTATGGAGAACAGTCGTTAGAGATGGAAAATCCATTACCAATCTTTATGGAACGTTATCATCAAGCATATGATACTGAGGTACGTTTATTTGTAGAAGCTATTTTAAATAATCAACCATTAGTCGCAACAGGTATGGATGTTATCATGGCGCAAAGAGTAGCTGTTGCAGCACAAAAATCTATTGCTACCGGTAAACCTGTGGCAGTAGATACAACTTA
- a CDS encoding NUDIX hydrolase, whose protein sequence is MMEDIRVVIGESKFDVRACGILKQGDNVLTTVESDGTHTLPGGAVKIGETSKEAVVREFLEETGMKVEVGSLLSTIENMFIYEEKPYQQVIFVYEVFALKDIQSIIGEVPMEWINIMASHSLRPPQLNELVKQATTKTQHFINKEL, encoded by the coding sequence ATGATGGAAGATATTCGTGTCGTAATAGGAGAAAGTAAATTTGATGTAAGAGCTTGTGGTATTTTAAAACAAGGAGATAATGTTTTAACAACAGTGGAGTCTGATGGGACACATACCTTACCAGGAGGAGCGGTCAAAATAGGAGAGACTTCTAAAGAAGCTGTTGTAAGAGAATTTTTGGAAGAAACGGGCATGAAAGTGGAAGTTGGTTCATTGTTATCGACTATTGAGAATATGTTTATCTACGAAGAAAAGCCGTACCAACAAGTCATTTTTGTTTATGAAGTATTTGCTTTAAAAGATATACAATCTATTATAGGAGAAGTGCCTATGGAGTGGATAAATATTATGGCGTCACACTCTTTAAGACCACCTCAATTAAATGAATTAGTTAAACAAGCAACTACAAAAACGCAACATTTTATTAATAAAGAATTATAA
- a CDS encoding NAD-dependent protein deacylase, with product MEILKQAKNIVFMTGAGVSTASGIPDYRSMTGVYHGVENPEYLLSHTCLKREPDVFYQFVQQLYHPEAKPNVIHEKMAELSQTKQVGIVTQNIDDLHNKAGSPNVVSFHGSLYDCYCQTCGQSVSVPDYMKSMYHQECGGIIRPNVVLYEEGLSESNIETAISWLSKADVVCIVGTSFQVYPFSGLINYRKPDSQVIVVNKEPISLMMPHLLVQQKGEDFFSDI from the coding sequence ATGGAGATATTAAAGCAAGCGAAAAATATAGTATTTATGACAGGAGCCGGAGTATCAACTGCATCAGGTATTCCTGATTATCGCTCTATGACAGGGGTATATCATGGAGTAGAGAATCCAGAATATTTGCTGAGTCATACTTGTTTAAAACGCGAGCCTGATGTTTTTTATCAATTTGTGCAACAATTATACCACCCAGAAGCAAAACCGAATGTGATTCATGAAAAAATGGCAGAATTAAGCCAAACGAAACAAGTTGGGATTGTGACGCAAAATATTGACGACTTACATAATAAAGCAGGAAGTCCAAATGTGGTGTCGTTTCATGGAAGTTTGTATGATTGTTATTGTCAAACATGTGGTCAGTCAGTTTCTGTTCCAGACTATATGAAGAGTATGTATCATCAAGAATGTGGTGGGATCATTCGTCCGAATGTGGTGCTTTATGAAGAAGGTTTGTCTGAGTCTAATATAGAAACAGCCATTTCCTGGTTGTCTAAAGCGGACGTTGTGTGTATTGTTGGGACAAGCTTTCAAGTGTATCCATTTAGTGGACTGATTAATTACCGCAAACCTGATAGTCAGGTGATTGTGGTAAACAAAGAACCCATTTCATTAATGATGCCTCATCTTTTAGTGCAACAAAAAGGTGAAGACTTTTTCTCTGATATATAA
- a CDS encoding YxeA family protein → MAKKIILVVALVLIVIFGYKGYEYYSTTYKGDVAYAKIPEEVPTVENTKDDTGEVVPGSKSYKYDFNFVKEDGSTQKMDYELSGDNVTPFKPGSYVKVSLSKKRIVTGPNDVSKSDIPKNVLEKLDK, encoded by the coding sequence ATGGCAAAAAAAATTATTTTAGTTGTGGCATTAGTATTAATTGTTATATTTGGTTATAAAGGTTATGAATATTATTCAACAACTTATAAAGGTGATGTAGCATATGCAAAAATACCAGAAGAGGTCCCAACAGTAGAAAATACTAAAGATGATACTGGAGAGGTCGTACCGGGCAGTAAATCATACAAATACGATTTCAATTTTGTAAAAGAAGATGGTAGTACACAAAAAATGGATTATGAATTAAGTGGTGATAATGTGACACCATTCAAACCAGGATCTTATGTAAAAGTATCTCTTAGTAAAAAACGCATTGTTACTGGACCAAATGATGTGTCAAAAAGTGATATTCCAAAGAATGTATTAGAAAAACTAGATAAATAA
- a CDS encoding CsbD family protein, which translates to MTDKGKVDKAVGKVQETAGDITSNDKLKGKGLLKQAEGKVKEVSSEIKEKTEEIVDDVKDKFKEHDDKK; encoded by the coding sequence ATGACTGATAAAGGTAAAGTTGATAAAGCGGTAGGTAAAGTACAAGAAACTGCAGGTGACATTACAAGTAATGACAAGTTAAAAGGTAAAGGGCTTTTAAAACAAGCTGAAGGTAAAGTGAAAGAAGTATCCTCTGAAATTAAAGAAAAAACAGAAGAAATAGTTGATGATGTTAAAGACAAATTTAAAGAACATGATGATAAAAAATAA
- a CDS encoding EamA family transporter — translation MWFMSALVAVFAWGTADLFYKLGNNEKDKYSAQKTVVIVGLVMGLHAFLYYYLYLGVGFEWKNMLIYLPVSSMYILSMAIGYVGLRYIELSVSSPISNSSGAVSALLMFLILGAKMVWIQFIAVAVISVAIFMLSVYEKQEVDHELKVSGNVVDKKYQKSALAIIFPILYCVIDGLGTFLDGYYLDYAEILPENQANMSYEFTFLIVGLLMWGYLRAIKGEKMDVFHEKYKGFAALFETLGQFFYIGAIASNSIVVAPMIASYSIVSVLWSRIFLKEKLTKKQYVMIFAIIISVVILGFFDE, via the coding sequence ATGTGGTTTATGTCAGCATTGGTGGCTGTCTTTGCATGGGGGACAGCTGATTTATTTTATAAGTTAGGAAATAATGAAAAAGACAAGTATAGTGCACAAAAAACAGTGGTCATTGTGGGATTGGTGATGGGGCTTCACGCCTTTTTATACTATTATTTATATTTAGGTGTGGGATTTGAATGGAAAAATATGTTGATTTATTTACCTGTGTCGTCCATGTATATTTTATCAATGGCGATCGGGTATGTGGGGCTTCGTTATATAGAGCTGAGTGTGTCTTCACCCATTAGTAACTCTTCAGGAGCGGTGTCAGCTTTATTAATGTTTCTGATACTAGGAGCGAAAATGGTGTGGATTCAATTTATTGCTGTGGCAGTTATTTCAGTCGCTATTTTTATGTTGTCTGTTTATGAAAAGCAAGAAGTTGATCACGAGTTAAAAGTATCAGGCAATGTGGTCGATAAAAAATATCAGAAAAGTGCATTGGCCATTATTTTTCCGATACTGTACTGTGTGATTGATGGACTAGGGACATTTTTAGATGGGTATTATTTGGATTATGCGGAGATTTTACCAGAAAATCAAGCAAACATGAGTTATGAGTTTACTTTTTTAATCGTCGGGTTACTAATGTGGGGTTATTTACGAGCGATTAAAGGAGAAAAAATGGATGTGTTTCATGAAAAATATAAAGGTTTTGCGGCACTTTTTGAAACCTTGGGACAATTTTTCTATATTGGAGCAATCGCAAGCAATTCTATTGTCGTCGCACCAATGATTGCATCATATAGTATCGTATCAGTGTTATGGTCGAGAATTTTCTTAAAAGAGAAGTTAACAAAGAAACAATACGTTATGATTTTTGCGATTATCATTTCTGTAGTTATATTAGGCTTTTTTGACGAATAA
- a CDS encoding chorismate mutase, whose translation MLSQDRQRIDEIDEQIVSLLEERYDCVSHIAKIKKDNHIPVFDTIREEAVLEKIRQMVSNEDYADSIVETFNQIMMVSKDYQKSKQ comes from the coding sequence ATGTTAAGTCAAGATAGACAACGAATTGATGAAATTGATGAACAAATCGTATCATTATTGGAAGAAAGATATGATTGTGTGTCGCACATCGCGAAGATAAAAAAAGACAATCATATTCCAGTTTTTGATACGATAAGAGAAGAAGCCGTATTAGAAAAAATTCGACAAATGGTTTCCAATGAGGATTATGCTGATTCAATCGTCGAAACATTTAATCAAATCATGATGGTCTCAAAAGACTATCAAAAAAGTAAACAATAA
- a CDS encoding amino acid ABC transporter ATP-binding protein: MTDLIQINHLQKQYGNHEVLKDINLSVKDGEVVTIIGPSGSGKSTLLRCINLLEEPTGGELLFKGDNILAPGYNLPKYRAHVGMVFQQFNLFENHDVLNNCIVGQVKVLKRSREEAERIAIANLDKVGMKDFAHAKPSQLSGGQKQRVAIARAISMDPEVMLFDEPTSALDPEMVGEVLKIMRELTGTGLTMIIVTHEMAFAEEVSDRVIFMDQGVVAEEGAPEKIFQHPEQARTKEFLQRILEG, translated from the coding sequence ATGACAGACTTAATCCAAATCAATCATTTACAAAAACAATACGGCAATCATGAAGTATTAAAAGACATTAATCTATCTGTAAAAGATGGTGAAGTTGTAACGATTATCGGGCCATCTGGTTCAGGTAAATCAACTTTACTTCGTTGCATTAATTTATTAGAAGAACCAACTGGTGGGGAATTACTTTTCAAAGGTGACAATATCCTTGCTCCTGGTTATAACTTACCAAAATATCGTGCTCATGTTGGAATGGTATTTCAACAGTTCAATCTATTTGAAAATCACGATGTCTTAAATAACTGCATCGTTGGACAAGTAAAAGTATTAAAACGCTCACGAGAAGAAGCAGAACGTATCGCGATTGCAAATTTAGATAAAGTCGGGATGAAAGATTTTGCTCATGCTAAACCTAGCCAATTATCTGGTGGACAAAAACAACGCGTCGCAATTGCTCGCGCCATCTCTATGGATCCTGAGGTGATGCTATTCGATGAGCCAACCTCAGCACTTGATCCTGAAATGGTCGGTGAAGTATTAAAAATCATGCGTGAGTTAACTGGGACTGGTTTAACCATGATTATCGTAACGCATGAGATGGCTTTTGCCGAAGAAGTATCTGATCGTGTCATTTTTATGGATCAAGGAGTTGTTGCTGAAGAAGGTGCTCCGGAAAAAATCTTCCAACATCCAGAACAAGCTCGCACAAAAGAATTTTTACAACGTATTTTAGAAGGATAA
- a CDS encoding GNAT family N-acetyltransferase, with translation MIEYKKDCQIDSKNLKALYDSVGWTAYTQDLIGLEKAITHSLYVVSAWYKDQLVGLIRVVGDGYTILYIQDILIHPDFQREKIGTVLMRDVLETFKHVRQKVLLTVDAPDVRGFYESFGFESCDRGSTVAFYKEF, from the coding sequence ATGATAGAATACAAAAAAGATTGTCAGATAGATAGTAAAAATTTGAAAGCATTATATGATAGTGTAGGATGGACAGCTTATACTCAAGATTTAATTGGTTTAGAAAAAGCAATCACTCATTCACTTTATGTAGTGAGTGCTTGGTATAAAGATCAGTTGGTTGGATTAATTAGAGTGGTCGGTGATGGCTACACGATTTTGTATATACAAGATATTTTGATTCATCCAGATTTTCAACGAGAAAAAATAGGAACAGTATTAATGCGTGATGTATTAGAAACATTCAAACATGTTCGTCAAAAAGTATTGTTAACCGTAGATGCTCCAGACGTTAGAGGATTTTATGAAAGTTTTGGATTTGAATCGTGTGATAGAGGGAGTACAGTTGCTTTTTACAAGGAATTTTAG
- a CDS encoding serine hydrolase domain-containing protein: protein MIKKKVKITKIVWIGITTVIIVLGLGYFLNKHMIDDEVFAAGNTNSDSSDKTIEDYFPEENYNGVAILVEGDKVTSTAVYGYSNYEANEVNNLDTLFPVASLQKMMTAALVAKSISNGDLTYETPLSDFYPDIKGSSDITIRDLIDQTSGIKMDEVAPEKVLTTQEDQINYVLDTLESTGETGFNYTNANYSLLAGILSTVTGESYEELFTKEIIEPLNLSHTFFWDNVAEEDVATAYNSSLLYGDYTESASDFSRSKALYSSLIGAGNVLMSANDLVTFVQALTDGTLITKEDFSNMVKSDNDYSGAFWQTDGLMQTNGSLGDYESSVFLDDDGENIIVLISNGHELDSLSDLASDIYKSNFA, encoded by the coding sequence GTGATAAAGAAAAAAGTTAAAATAACAAAAATCGTGTGGATAGGTATAACAACAGTCATTATTGTATTAGGATTGGGATACTTTTTAAACAAACATATGATTGATGATGAGGTTTTCGCAGCAGGAAATACTAACAGTGACTCTTCTGATAAAACTATTGAAGATTATTTTCCTGAAGAAAATTACAATGGGGTAGCTATCTTGGTTGAGGGAGATAAGGTTACTTCAACAGCTGTATATGGCTATAGTAATTATGAAGCTAATGAGGTAAATAATTTGGATACTCTTTTTCCAGTTGCTTCTTTACAAAAAATGATGACAGCAGCATTGGTTGCTAAATCTATTTCAAATGGAGATTTAACCTATGAAACGCCTCTATCAGATTTTTATCCAGATATTAAGGGAAGTTCAGATATAACCATACGTGATTTGATTGATCAAACATCAGGTATCAAAATGGATGAAGTAGCACCAGAAAAGGTATTAACAACACAAGAAGATCAAATTAATTATGTATTAGATACACTGGAAAGTACTGGAGAAACAGGATTTAATTATACTAATGCTAATTATTCTTTATTAGCTGGTATTCTATCAACTGTCACAGGAGAAAGTTATGAAGAATTATTCACAAAAGAAATCATAGAACCATTAAATCTATCTCATACATTTTTTTGGGATAATGTAGCTGAAGAGGATGTTGCAACAGCTTATAATAGTTCATTATTGTATGGAGATTATACAGAGAGTGCTTCAGATTTTTCTCGTTCAAAAGCTTTATATTCTAGTTTGATTGGGGCTGGAAATGTTTTGATGTCCGCAAACGATTTAGTGACTTTTGTTCAAGCATTGACTGATGGTACATTAATAACGAAAGAAGACTTTTCTAATATGGTAAAATCCGATAATGATTATAGTGGAGCATTTTGGCAGACTGATGGATTGATGCAAACGAACGGTAGTTTGGGAGATTATGAATCTTCAGTTTTTCTTGACGATGATGGTGAAAATATTATTGTGTTAATTAGTAATGGTCATGAACTAGACAGCTTATCAGATTTGGCATCAGATATTTATAAAAGTAATTTTGCTTAA
- a CDS encoding RpiB/LacA/LacB family sugar-phosphate isomerase, whose amino-acid sequence MKIIMGADPSGLALKNEVKKHLLNKGLEITDITEDDDQAYYSVGFEVGKAIANKKYDRGFIFCGTGMGVNIVANKFNGVYSALCESIETATLSRKINNANVLAMGGLIITPYLAKEMADAFLETDFSYGFSEGSPEYLQSAYKTIQNLEPTILKENNSL is encoded by the coding sequence ATGAAAATTATTATGGGAGCAGATCCTTCTGGTTTAGCATTAAAAAATGAAGTAAAAAAACATTTATTGAACAAAGGACTTGAAATAACTGATATTACTGAGGATGATGATCAAGCATACTACTCTGTTGGTTTCGAAGTTGGAAAAGCGATAGCTAATAAAAAATACGATCGAGGTTTCATTTTTTGTGGTACTGGTATGGGCGTAAATATTGTAGCAAATAAGTTTAATGGTGTTTATTCTGCTTTATGCGAAAGTATTGAAACAGCAACCTTGTCTAGAAAAATAAATAATGCTAACGTGTTAGCAATGGGTGGCTTGATTATCACACCTTATTTAGCAAAAGAAATGGCGGATGCTTTCTTAGAAACAGATTTTTCTTATGGTTTTTCTGAAGGATCTCCTGAATATTTACAATCTGCATACAAAACTATACAAAATCTTGAACCGACTATTTTAAAAGAAAATAATTCTCTTTAG
- a CDS encoding sugar porter family MFS transporter: MTKVNKKIITISLIVTIGGLLFGYNTGVVNGALNFIGKDFMLTPIQKGWVSSSLTLSAAFGAVFGGKISDMIGRKKTLRIIAWIYLVGAIGCSGSFNFAFLVSFRFLLGLAVGASSAVVPLYLGEISSAEHRGKMVGLNQVMIVGGQFLAFLLNAILGNMFIQNNHIWKVMMGLAAIPAIIMLIGMTKVLESPKWYARNGMLDRAIHIIKEIYLDDDEMVKKEIQEIKEIPVKVVTNKKNKEKIPTWTIKILLLGCLLGIIQQFSGINSVMYYGSEILTMYGFGASAALIFNVLNGVVSVIASIVGMTIVDKMGRKKLEISGLTICAVSLISVGVLSNLLSGTQIAPYIIMIIIFIYIFSFQGAIGPVTWILISEIFPAKYRGTFSGIAVFVLWIANFLVGLFFPVLVNSVGINATFYGFAGCALLGILVVHFKIPETKGKTLEEIESHFIK, translated from the coding sequence GTGACAAAAGTTAATAAAAAGATTATCACTATATCGTTAATTGTGACTATCGGGGGGTTGCTATTTGGCTATAATACAGGTGTTGTAAATGGCGCGTTGAATTTTATCGGTAAAGATTTTATGTTAACTCCTATACAAAAAGGTTGGGTATCATCATCCTTAACATTATCTGCAGCATTTGGGGCAGTTTTTGGTGGGAAAATAAGTGATATGATTGGGCGAAAAAAGACATTGCGTATTATTGCTTGGATTTATCTGGTTGGAGCAATAGGTTGTAGCGGATCTTTTAATTTTGCTTTTCTAGTCTCTTTTCGGTTCTTATTGGGACTTGCTGTAGGAGCATCATCAGCTGTTGTGCCATTATATTTAGGTGAAATTTCTTCGGCTGAGCATAGAGGGAAAATGGTTGGTTTAAATCAGGTAATGATTGTGGGTGGACAGTTCTTAGCCTTTTTATTAAATGCTATTTTAGGTAATATGTTTATTCAAAATAATCATATTTGGAAAGTGATGATGGGGTTAGCCGCTATACCAGCAATTATTATGTTAATTGGTATGACAAAAGTATTAGAGTCACCTAAGTGGTATGCTAGAAATGGTATGTTAGATCGTGCAATTCATATAATTAAAGAAATCTATCTAGATGATGACGAGATGGTGAAAAAAGAAATACAAGAGATAAAAGAAATACCTGTTAAAGTAGTTACAAATAAAAAAAATAAAGAAAAAATACCAACTTGGACGATAAAGATTCTTTTGTTAGGGTGTTTATTAGGTATAATACAACAATTTTCGGGAATTAATTCAGTTATGTATTATGGGTCTGAAATTTTAACAATGTATGGATTTGGTGCTAGTGCAGCATTGATATTCAATGTTTTAAATGGTGTTGTTTCAGTTATTGCATCAATCGTAGGAATGACAATTGTTGATAAAATGGGACGAAAAAAATTGGAAATTAGTGGATTAACAATTTGTGCAGTATCGTTAATTTCTGTAGGTGTTCTATCTAATTTGTTGTCAGGAACACAAATAGCACCATATATTATTATGATCATTATTTTTATTTATATATTTTCTTTTCAAGGAGCTATTGGACCAGTTACCTGGATTTTAATCTCTGAAATATTTCCAGCTAAGTATAGAGGGACTTTTTCTGGGATTGCAGTGTTTGTTTTATGGATAGCTAATTTTCTCGTTGGGCTATTTTTCCCTGTTCTTGTCAATTCAGTAGGTATTAATGCTACATTTTATGGATTTGCTGGTTGTGCATTATTAGGGATTTTAGTGGTACATTTTAAAATACCAGAAACAAAGGGAAAAACGTTGGAAGAAATTGAAAGCCATTTCATTAAATAG
- a CDS encoding ABC transporter permease subunit (The N-terminal region of this protein, as described by TIGR01726, is a three transmembrane segment that identifies a subfamily of ABC transporter permease subunits, which specificities that include histidine, arginine, glutamine, glutamate, L-cystine (sic), the opines (in Agrobacterium) octopine and nopaline, etc.): MQTNNRSTSHILIALLFLFISFIMLTPKVEANDDKFVVGMEAGYPPFNWTQQNNADGAVKIQGGSEYANGYDVMIAKRVAEGLGKELVIYKTSWDGLAPALTSGKVDAIIAGMSPTEERKKTIDFTNDYYHSNLVLVVAKDGKYANAKSLKDFEGAKVTAQLNTFHYSVIDQIEGVSKRTAMDDFSAMRVALQSGKIDAYVSEKPEGITAQKVNPNFKMIDFEDGKGFNTNRDDTSVSIGVKKGSQDITKINDILAGITQTERDNFMDIAISEQPDSQSNENWVVKIVKENWQMFLKGAGVTLLISLIGTIVGTFIGLGIGLFRTIPTPKNMVNKVLFKLLNTLFSIYIEIFRGTPMIVQAMVIYYGSSQAFGIDMNPLAAALFIVSINTGAYMTEIVRGGIFSVDKGQFEAASAIGMTHGQTMVNVVIPQVFRNILPAMGNEFVINIKDTSVLNVIAVTELFFQAKTVAGSNFRFFDTFFVVCVIYFVMTFTVTRILRFVERKMDGTGEYAPYANQMQTAILERKDDK, encoded by the coding sequence ATGCAAACAAACAATCGTTCTACCAGTCATATCTTAATCGCACTATTATTCTTATTTATTAGTTTTATCATGCTCACACCAAAAGTGGAGGCAAATGACGATAAATTTGTCGTAGGAATGGAAGCTGGCTACCCTCCATTCAACTGGACACAACAAAATAATGCCGATGGAGCGGTCAAAATTCAAGGCGGAAGTGAGTATGCCAATGGTTATGATGTCATGATTGCCAAACGCGTCGCTGAAGGTTTAGGAAAAGAACTTGTTATTTATAAAACATCATGGGATGGATTAGCACCTGCGTTAACTTCTGGAAAAGTGGATGCTATTATTGCTGGAATGTCTCCCACTGAAGAACGAAAAAAAACCATTGATTTTACTAACGACTACTATCACTCAAACCTCGTCCTAGTTGTGGCAAAAGATGGAAAATATGCTAATGCAAAAAGTCTAAAAGATTTTGAAGGAGCAAAAGTCACTGCTCAATTAAATACATTTCATTACTCTGTGATTGATCAAATAGAAGGTGTCTCAAAACGAACTGCTATGGACGATTTTTCTGCTATGCGTGTGGCACTCCAATCCGGAAAAATCGATGCGTATGTTTCAGAAAAACCTGAGGGAATCACCGCCCAAAAAGTGAATCCAAACTTTAAAATGATTGATTTTGAAGATGGCAAAGGGTTTAACACGAATCGCGATGATACATCTGTTTCTATCGGTGTAAAAAAAGGTAGCCAAGATATTACAAAAATCAATGACATTTTAGCTGGTATCACTCAAACAGAACGAGACAATTTTATGGATATTGCCATTAGTGAACAACCCGACTCACAGTCAAATGAAAACTGGGTTGTCAAAATCGTCAAAGAAAACTGGCAAATGTTCTTAAAAGGTGCTGGGGTGACGCTTTTAATCTCGCTTATCGGAACAATTGTTGGAACATTCATTGGATTAGGTATTGGGTTGTTTAGAACCATTCCAACGCCAAAAAATATGGTGAATAAAGTCTTATTTAAATTATTAAACACTCTCTTTTCTATTTATATTGAAATATTTAGAGGAACACCCATGATCGTTCAAGCAATGGTTATTTACTACGGATCTTCTCAAGCATTTGGAATTGATATGAATCCACTTGCTGCAGCATTGTTTATTGTATCAATTAACACTGGAGCATATATGACAGAAATCGTACGTGGTGGTATTTTCTCAGTTGATAAAGGACAATTTGAAGCAGCTTCTGCTATTGGTATGACACATGGGCAAACAATGGTAAATGTGGTGATTCCACAAGTATTTAGAAATATTTTACCTGCTATGGGAAATGAATTTGTCATCAATATTAAAGACACCTCTGTATTAAATGTGATTGCTGTCACTGAGTTATTCTTCCAAGCGAAAACAGTCGCTGGAAGTAACTTTAGATTCTTTGATACCTTCTTTGTTGTTTGTGTGATTTACTTTGTCATGACCTTCACTGTGACACGTATCTTGCGATTTGTTGAACGAAAAATGGATGGTACTGGTGAATATGCTCCATATGCTAATCAAATGCAAACAGCTATTTTAGAAAGAAAGGATGACAAATAA